The following proteins are co-located in the Paracoccaceae bacterium Fryx2 genome:
- the metG gene encoding methionine--tRNA ligase codes for MARILITSAIPYINGIKHLGNLVGSQLPADLFARYCRARGHEVMFICATDEHGTPAELAAAKAGKPVEEFCAEMHAVQKEIAAGFRLSFDHFGRSSSLRNRALTQHFAGALADNGLIEEVSEKQVFSITDNRFLPDRYIEGTCPNCGYDKARGDQCENCTKQLDPTDLINPRSAISGSTDLEVRETKHLFLKQRSLRAELEAWIDSKTDWPILTTSIARKWLNDGDGLQDRGITRDLHWGVPVMRGSEPWPGMEGKVFYVWFDAPIEYIAATAEWADAQGLPDAAWQRWWRTDLGADDVRYVQFMGKDNVPFHTLSFPATIMGSREPWKLVDYIKSFNYLNYDGGQFSTSQGRGVFMDQALSILPADYWRWWLLSHAPENSDSEFTWENFQTSVNKDLADVLGNLVSRVTKFARAKFGETVPAGGSFGPRETALVADLQARLAAYEDCMTAMEVRKAAIELRAIWVAGNEYLQAAAPWTVVKTDPEAAQAMVRLALNLIRFYAVISRPFIPDASATMMQAMGSDDWTWPADMASALSVLPAGHEFTVPEVMFAKITDEQRVDWQARFSGVRA; via the coding sequence ATGGCACGGATTCTGATCACTTCGGCCATTCCCTACATCAACGGGATCAAGCATCTGGGCAATCTGGTCGGCAGCCAGCTGCCTGCCGATCTTTTCGCGCGCTATTGCCGGGCGCGGGGGCACGAGGTGATGTTCATCTGCGCCACCGACGAGCATGGCACGCCGGCCGAACTGGCCGCCGCCAAGGCGGGCAAGCCGGTCGAGGAGTTCTGTGCCGAAATGCACGCGGTCCAGAAAGAGATCGCCGCAGGGTTCCGCCTGTCGTTCGACCATTTCGGCCGTTCGTCCAGCCTGCGCAACCGGGCCCTGACCCAGCATTTCGCGGGTGCGCTGGCCGACAACGGGCTGATCGAGGAGGTGAGCGAGAAGCAGGTGTTCTCGATCACCGACAACCGCTTTCTGCCCGACCGCTACATCGAGGGCACCTGCCCGAACTGCGGCTATGACAAGGCGCGCGGCGACCAGTGCGAGAACTGCACCAAGCAGCTGGACCCGACCGACCTGATCAACCCGCGCTCGGCGATTTCGGGGTCAACCGACCTTGAGGTGCGCGAGACCAAGCACCTGTTCCTGAAGCAGCGCAGCTTGCGTGCGGAACTGGAGGCGTGGATCGACTCCAAGACCGACTGGCCGATCCTGACGACCTCGATCGCCAGGAAGTGGCTGAACGACGGCGACGGGTTGCAGGACCGCGGCATCACCCGCGACCTGCACTGGGGGGTGCCGGTGATGCGCGGCAGCGAGCCCTGGCCGGGGATGGAGGGCAAGGTGTTCTACGTCTGGTTCGACGCGCCGATCGAATACATCGCCGCCACCGCCGAATGGGCCGATGCGCAGGGCCTGCCCGATGCCGCCTGGCAACGCTGGTGGCGCACCGATCTGGGCGCGGACGACGTGCGCTACGTGCAGTTCATGGGCAAGGACAACGTGCCGTTCCACACCCTGTCGTTCCCCGCCACCATCATGGGGTCGCGCGAGCCGTGGAAGCTGGTCGACTACATCAAGTCGTTCAACTACCTGAACTATGACGGCGGCCAGTTCTCGACCAGCCAGGGGCGCGGCGTGTTCATGGATCAGGCGCTGTCGATCCTGCCCGCCGATTACTGGCGCTGGTGGCTGCTGAGCCACGCCCCCGAGAACAGCGATTCCGAGTTCACCTGGGAGAATTTCCAGACCTCGGTGAACAAGGATCTGGCCGATGTGCTGGGCAACCTCGTCAGCCGGGTGACCAAGTTCGCCCGGGCGAAGTTTGGCGAAACCGTGCCTGCGGGTGGCAGTTTCGGGCCGCGCGAGACGGCGCTTGTGGCCGATCTGCAAGCCCGGCTGGCCGCCTATGAAGACTGCATGACGGCGATGGAGGTGCGCAAGGCCGCGATCGAACTGCGCGCGATCTGGGTGGCGGGCAACGAATACCTGCAGGCGGCCGCCCCCTGGACGGTGGTCAAGACCGACCCCGAGGCGGCGCAGGCCATGGTGCGGCTGGCGCTGAACCTGATCCGGTTCTATGCCGTGATCTCGCGCCCCTTCATTCCCGACGCCAGCGCCACGATGATGCAGGCGATGGGCAGCGACGACTGGACCTGGCCCGCCGACATGGCCAGCGCCCTGTCGGTGCTGCCTGCGGGGCATGAATTCACCGTGCCCGAGGTGATGTTCGCCAAGATCACCGACGAGCAGCGGGTCGACTGGCAGGCGAGGTTTTCGGGCGTTCGGGCCTGA
- a CDS encoding transporter substrate-binding protein, with translation MKRRIEIGLLYSRTGSYALLSEACRTGALACIAMVNSNPESDIRLVPVERDPGGNVDLYGPLCEQILRDTDARHVVGCVTSWSRKEVIPTLERNGGTLWYAVPYEGFEASDHVVYTHSCPNQHLLPLLDWAMPTHGTRAFLIGSNYIWGWEMNRLARETIMAAGGTILGERYLPIGFRDVGRMIDEVRATRPDFILNSLIGPSSYEFLAAYRELGRQDPHFRADRCPVLSCNLTECEFAALGDAAEGLVAAGPYFQGVDGWPWAGRFGSSHEAAAFAAVRELARLLSSCPGAEHSSLAQLLSVDTGTGGIVDPETHHTVLPVLIAQVRGGAFRVIRALPGVAGDPYLSRGRAALRPVPHLRVVS, from the coding sequence GTGAAGCGACGCATCGAAATCGGACTTCTCTACTCGCGGACCGGCAGCTATGCGCTGCTTTCCGAAGCGTGCCGGACCGGGGCGCTGGCCTGCATCGCGATGGTCAACAGCAATCCCGAAAGCGACATCCGTCTGGTTCCCGTGGAGCGCGACCCCGGTGGCAACGTCGATCTCTATGGCCCCTTGTGCGAACAGATCCTGCGGGACACCGATGCGCGCCACGTCGTGGGCTGCGTGACCTCGTGGAGCCGCAAGGAAGTCATCCCGACGCTCGAACGGAACGGGGGAACCCTTTGGTATGCAGTGCCCTATGAGGGGTTCGAGGCGTCGGATCATGTCGTCTACACCCATTCCTGCCCGAACCAGCACCTGCTTCCCTTGCTGGACTGGGCGATGCCGACGCACGGGACGCGCGCATTCCTGATCGGGTCGAACTACATCTGGGGCTGGGAAATGAACCGCCTCGCGCGCGAGACGATCATGGCCGCCGGCGGCACCATACTGGGCGAACGATACCTGCCCATCGGGTTTCGCGACGTGGGACGGATGATCGACGAGGTCCGCGCGACGCGGCCCGATTTCATCCTCAATTCCCTGATCGGGCCGTCTTCCTACGAGTTTCTGGCCGCCTATCGCGAACTCGGCCGGCAAGACCCGCATTTCCGCGCCGACCGCTGCCCCGTGCTGTCGTGCAACCTGACCGAATGCGAGTTTGCGGCGCTTGGCGATGCGGCCGAGGGGCTGGTCGCGGCGGGCCCCTATTTCCAGGGGGTTGACGGCTGGCCGTGGGCCGGGCGCTTTGGCTCGTCGCACGAGGCCGCGGCGTTTGCCGCCGTGCGCGAACTGGCGCGGCTGCTGTCGTCCTGTCCGGGCGCCGAACACAGCAGCCTTGCGCAACTGCTGTCCGTTGATACCGGAACGGGCGGCATCGTCGATCCCGAAACGCATCACACCGTCTTGCCCGTGCTGATCGCCCAGGTGCGGGGCGGGGCGTTCCGGGTCATCCGGGCACTGCCCGGCGTGGCCGGAGACCCCTATCTGAGCCGAGGCCGGGCGGCGCTGCGCCCGGTGCCGCATCTGCGGGTGGTGTCATGA
- a CDS encoding ANTAR domain-containing protein gives MRSPIRIQNLGGARAIVLHRPHPVVQTLSRQLAAIGLHMIQLWPELGPDSLAADFVFFDADMGHDEQFPWSPGSSPMPMIALIGSEAPGRVEWALRAGAHAQLLKPVGDHGVYSALLIARDAFAAQRARAAEIADLRRRLDERQTVVRAVVLLALRGKTETEAYAQLRQLAMAWRISFEDAAARIVAQFAEGQDSDDRLGRG, from the coding sequence ATGAGATCCCCGATCCGCATCCAGAACCTGGGCGGCGCGCGTGCCATCGTGCTGCATCGCCCCCATCCGGTCGTGCAGACGCTGTCGCGGCAACTGGCCGCCATCGGGCTCCACATGATCCAGCTTTGGCCCGAACTGGGCCCCGACAGTCTGGCGGCGGATTTCGTGTTCTTCGATGCGGACATGGGCCATGACGAACAGTTCCCCTGGTCACCGGGGTCTTCGCCCATGCCGATGATCGCGCTGATCGGATCCGAGGCGCCGGGGCGGGTGGAATGGGCATTGCGGGCCGGTGCCCATGCCCAGCTGCTGAAGCCGGTCGGCGATCATGGCGTCTATTCGGCCCTGCTGATCGCGCGTGACGCCTTTGCGGCGCAGCGCGCGCGGGCGGCGGAAATCGCCGATCTGCGGCGCAGGCTCGACGAGCGCCAGACCGTCGTGCGGGCGGTCGTGCTTCTGGCCCTGCGCGGCAAGACCGAAACCGAGGCCTATGCGCAGTTGCGGCAGTTGGCCATGGCCTGGCGCATCAGTTTCGAGGATGCCGCCGCCCGCATCGTGGCGCAATTTGCAGAAGGACAGGACAGCGATGACCGACTTGGCCGCGGCTGA
- a CDS encoding extracellular solute-binding protein, whose amino-acid sequence MTIRRLLLAGASLALALPALAADPDLIVFDWAGFEDQALIESYVAKHGQLPTYALYGDDDEAFQKVKAGFKADVAHPCSQMVSKYRDEGLIEPWDISRIPNFGEIAPRLLDSPIFKDDAGVWYIPTDYAYTAIAWNTKEVPAEDVASLQVFHNPKYAGRISLPDNTDDIWSLALLATGVSDWSAVTEEQFQAAAAWLRVAHENVRAYWADPSELAQLMATGEVQVAWSWNDSIALMRSEGFPVGFQREAAEGAATWFCGYINFKNSPGSEDKAYDFINAWLDHGSAKGLLDGFGYAHSNDVAMSEIPAEDLVAADVNPITGTLLSQTPIDNAMRDRMLEEFEKIKAGF is encoded by the coding sequence ATGACCATTCGCAGATTGCTCCTTGCCGGTGCTTCGCTGGCCCTTGCCCTGCCCGCCCTTGCCGCAGATCCCGACCTGATCGTGTTCGACTGGGCCGGTTTCGAGGATCAGGCCCTGATCGAGTCCTATGTCGCCAAGCACGGCCAGTTGCCGACCTATGCCCTGTATGGCGACGACGACGAGGCTTTCCAGAAGGTCAAGGCCGGCTTCAAGGCCGACGTGGCGCATCCCTGTTCGCAGATGGTGTCGAAATACCGTGACGAGGGGCTGATCGAACCCTGGGACATCTCGCGCATCCCCAATTTCGGTGAAATCGCGCCGCGCCTGCTGGATTCGCCGATCTTCAAGGATGATGCCGGCGTGTGGTACATCCCGACCGATTACGCCTATACCGCCATTGCCTGGAACACCAAGGAGGTGCCCGCCGAAGACGTGGCCTCGCTGCAGGTGTTCCACAACCCGAAATACGCAGGCCGCATCTCGCTGCCCGACAACACGGACGACATCTGGTCGCTGGCGCTGCTGGCCACCGGCGTGTCGGACTGGAGCGCGGTCACCGAAGAACAGTTCCAGGCCGCCGCCGCCTGGCTGCGCGTGGCGCATGAAAACGTGCGCGCCTACTGGGCCGACCCGTCGGAACTGGCTCAGCTGATGGCCACCGGCGAGGTGCAGGTGGCCTGGTCGTGGAACGATTCCATCGCGCTGATGCGCTCCGAAGGCTTCCCGGTCGGTTTCCAGCGCGAGGCTGCGGAAGGGGCCGCGACCTGGTTCTGCGGCTACATCAACTTCAAGAACTCGCCCGGCTCGGAAGACAAGGCCTATGACTTCATCAACGCCTGGCTCGACCACGGCTCGGCCAAGGGGCTGCTGGACGGTTTCGGCTACGCCCATTCCAACGACGTGGCGATGTCCGAAATCCCGGCCGAAGATCTGGTTGCCGCCGACGTGAACCCGATCACCGGCACCCTGCTGTCCCAGACCCCGATCGACAATGCGATGCGCGACCGGATGCTGGAAGAGTTCGAAAAGATCAAGGCGGGCTTCTGA
- a CDS encoding aminotransferase class V-fold PLP-dependent enzyme translates to MTRLDLEFVRAQFPAFSSPAFAGQAFFENAGGSFPCRQVVDRLTRFYHDRKVQPYAPYAAATAGGAEMDEARARLAAMMGVEGDEVSFGPSTSANTYVLAQAVRGWLAGQGAIVVTDQDHEANSGVWRRLAAEGVEVREWRLDPDTGHLDPEALSALLVDGQVRLVCFPHCSNVVAEVNDVAAICAMARDAGACTVVDGVSYAPHGLPDVASLGADVYLFSAYKTYGPHQGIMVIRRAFGEALPAQGHWFNAGSLYKRFTPAGPDHAQIAACAGMADYFDALHDHHFGAGGTGVERTARVHDLMRAQEVAVVQPLLDYLAARNDLRLIGPRRAEDRAPTVAVALDRAAEPVSVALAAEGIDCWGGDFYAVRPLEAMGVDLARGVLRLSLVHYTSAEDVAKAVAALDRVL, encoded by the coding sequence ATGACCCGGCTTGATCTCGAATTCGTCCGCGCCCAGTTTCCCGCCTTTTCCAGCCCGGCCTTCGCGGGGCAGGCGTTCTTCGAGAATGCGGGCGGGTCTTTCCCCTGCCGTCAGGTGGTGGACCGGCTGACCCGCTTCTACCATGACCGCAAGGTGCAGCCCTATGCGCCCTATGCCGCGGCCACGGCGGGCGGGGCCGAGATGGACGAGGCGCGGGCAAGGCTCGCGGCGATGATGGGGGTAGAGGGCGACGAGGTCAGCTTCGGGCCGTCGACCAGTGCCAACACCTACGTTCTGGCGCAGGCGGTGCGGGGCTGGCTGGCCGGGCAGGGCGCGATCGTCGTGACCGACCAGGACCACGAAGCCAATTCCGGCGTCTGGCGGCGGCTGGCGGCCGAGGGGGTCGAGGTGCGCGAATGGCGGCTCGACCCCGACACCGGCCATCTGGACCCCGAGGCGCTGTCCGCGCTGCTGGTCGATGGGCAGGTGCGGCTGGTGTGTTTCCCGCATTGCTCCAACGTGGTGGCCGAAGTGAACGACGTGGCCGCGATCTGCGCCATGGCGCGGGATGCCGGAGCCTGCACGGTGGTGGACGGGGTCAGCTATGCCCCGCACGGGTTGCCGGACGTGGCGTCGCTGGGGGCGGATGTTTATCTGTTCTCGGCCTACAAGACCTACGGGCCGCATCAGGGGATCATGGTGATCCGCCGTGCCTTCGGCGAAGCGCTGCCCGCGCAGGGCCACTGGTTCAACGCGGGCAGCCTTTACAAGCGCTTCACGCCCGCCGGGCCGGACCATGCCCAGATCGCCGCCTGCGCCGGGATGGCGGATTATTTCGATGCGCTGCATGATCACCACTTCGGGGCGGGCGGCACCGGGGTCGAACGCACCGCGCGGGTGCATGACCTGATGCGGGCGCAGGAGGTGGCGGTGGTGCAGCCGCTGCTCGACTATCTCGCGGCGCGCAACGACCTGCGGCTGATCGGCCCGCGCCGGGCCGAAGACCGCGCGCCGACCGTGGCGGTGGCGCTGGACCGCGCGGCGGAACCTGTGTCGGTGGCGCTGGCGGCGGAAGGCATCGACTGCTGGGGCGGCGATTTCTACGCCGTGCGCCCGCTGGAGGCGATGGGGGTGGACCTCGCGCGCGGCGTGCTGCGGCTGAGCCTCGTGCATTACACCAGCGCCGAAGACGTGGCGAAGGCGGTCGCGGCGCTTGACCGTGTGCTGTAG
- a CDS encoding MFS transporter yields the protein MRLLISFAALFLSVVLLQLGSGGVAPLDAISGAALDFSNAEIGMLGSAHFLGFFIGCWWAPRLMGEVGHSRAFAAFTAAGTIGILAHMLIINPYAWGVMRMASGLCVAGCYTIIEAWMQAKVTNATRGRAMAVYRIVDIVASLGAQLMIGVLEPASYVSYNLLALLCCAALFPLTLTKVEPPETPDAPRLRPRLAWERSPLAAVGVVVSGITGAAFRMVGPVYGLEVGLRADQIALFLAAYVVGGAVAQFPAGWLADRFDRRYVLIGLGGVTIATCVATILLAGSGTGAVFVTAALFGFATLPIYSVATAHAHDFAEGRERVELSAALMFLYAVGAIASPLLASVVIDAFGPSAMFLMIAASNLFLMLFGLARMGVRPTRAARTAYTYVPRTSFLIGRLLGRGRDD from the coding sequence ATGCGTCTGCTGATTTCCTTTGCTGCCCTGTTCCTGTCGGTCGTGCTGTTGCAGCTCGGGTCGGGCGGGGTGGCGCCGCTGGACGCCATATCCGGGGCGGCGCTGGATTTCTCCAATGCCGAGATCGGGATGCTGGGCTCGGCGCATTTCCTGGGGTTCTTCATCGGCTGCTGGTGGGCGCCGCGGCTGATGGGCGAGGTCGGCCATTCGCGCGCCTTCGCGGCCTTCACCGCGGCGGGCACCATCGGCATTCTGGCGCACATGCTGATCATCAACCCCTATGCCTGGGGGGTGATGCGCATGGCCTCGGGACTTTGCGTTGCCGGGTGCTACACCATCATCGAGGCCTGGATGCAGGCCAAGGTCACCAACGCCACGCGCGGGCGGGCGATGGCGGTCTACCGGATCGTCGACATCGTCGCCAGCCTTGGCGCGCAATTGATGATCGGCGTGCTGGAACCTGCGTCCTACGTTTCCTACAACCTGCTGGCCCTGCTGTGCTGCGCCGCGCTGTTCCCGCTGACCCTGACGAAGGTCGAGCCGCCCGAGACCCCCGACGCGCCACGCCTGCGGCCGCGGCTGGCGTGGGAACGGTCGCCGCTGGCCGCCGTGGGGGTGGTGGTCTCGGGCATCACCGGGGCGGCGTTCCGCATGGTGGGGCCGGTCTACGGGCTGGAGGTCGGCCTGCGCGCCGACCAGATCGCGCTGTTTCTCGCGGCCTATGTGGTGGGGGGGGCGGTGGCGCAGTTTCCCGCGGGCTGGCTTGCCGACCGTTTCGACCGCCGCTACGTGCTGATCGGCCTTGGCGGCGTGACGATCGCCACCTGCGTCGCCACGATCCTGCTGGCCGGGTCGGGGACGGGTGCGGTGTTCGTCACCGCCGCCCTGTTCGGCTTTGCCACCCTGCCGATCTATTCGGTGGCAACCGCCCATGCCCACGACTTTGCCGAAGGCCGCGAGCGGGTGGAGCTTTCGGCGGCGCTGATGTTCCTTTACGCGGTGGGGGCGATTGCCAGCCCGCTGCTGGCCTCGGTGGTGATCGACGCCTTCGGGCCTTCGGCGATGTTCCTGATGATCGCCGCGTCGAACCTGTTCCTGATGCTGTTCGGTCTCGCGCGGATGGGCGTGCGCCCGACGCGGGCAGCGCGGACGGCCTATACCTATGTGCCGCGCACCTCTTTCCTGATCGGGAGGCTGCTGGGGCGGGGGCGTGACGACTGA
- a CDS encoding ABC transporter permease — protein MTDLAAADPNRPAGALARLMRRKLAVLGIVLILVVVVSALAAPLIAPFPPEEQRFEGLTLQGAPLPPGGDFLLGTDLLGRDLFSRILYGARTSLVIGVVANGLSLLIGVLVGLVAGYFRGWIGAVLMRFTDLMMAFPALLLAICLAAIFQPSLWIVALVIALVNWVQTARVIYTETTSLAARDFIAAERTLGAGTARILFLHILPHLMPTIIVWGTLGISTTVLLEATLSFLGVGVQPPTPSWGNIIFENQTYFQSAPWLVFIPSAAIILLALAFNLVGDALRDVLDPTQRGRS, from the coding sequence ATGACCGACTTGGCCGCGGCTGACCCCAACCGACCGGCCGGCGCGCTGGCGCGGCTGATGCGGCGCAAGCTGGCCGTGCTGGGGATCGTGCTGATCCTCGTGGTCGTGGTCAGTGCCCTTGCGGCGCCGCTGATCGCCCCCTTTCCCCCCGAGGAACAGCGGTTCGAGGGTCTGACGCTGCAAGGCGCGCCGCTGCCGCCCGGCGGGGACTTCCTGCTGGGGACGGATCTGCTCGGGCGCGACCTTTTTTCCCGCATCCTGTATGGCGCGCGCACGTCGCTGGTGATCGGGGTGGTGGCCAATGGCCTTTCCCTGCTGATCGGGGTGCTTGTGGGCCTTGTCGCGGGGTATTTCCGCGGCTGGATCGGCGCGGTGCTGATGCGGTTCACCGATCTGATGATGGCCTTTCCGGCGCTGCTGCTGGCGATCTGTCTGGCCGCGATCTTCCAGCCGTCGCTGTGGATCGTGGCGCTGGTGATCGCACTGGTCAACTGGGTGCAGACGGCGCGGGTGATCTATACCGAAACCACGTCGCTTGCCGCGCGGGATTTCATCGCCGCCGAGCGCACGCTTGGGGCCGGCACCGCGCGCATCCTGTTCCTGCACATCCTGCCGCATCTGATGCCCACCATCATCGTCTGGGGCACGCTGGGGATTTCAACGACGGTGCTGCTGGAGGCGACGCTGTCGTTCCTCGGGGTCGGCGTGCAGCCTCCGACGCCGAGCTGGGGCAACATCATCTTCGAGAACCAGACCTATTTCCAGTCGGCCCCGTGGCTGGTGTTCATTCCCAGTGCGGCGATCATCCTGCTCGCGCTGGCCTTCAATCTGGTGGGCGACGCGCTGCGCGACGTGCTGGACCCGACCCAGAGAGGACGGTCCTGA
- a CDS encoding aldo/keto reductase: protein MTLIPLGRTGLQVSTLCLGTMTWGTQNTEAEAHAQIDMALDHGVNFLDTAEMYPTNPVSAETVGDTEAIIGSWIAKGGRDRIVLATKITGEGQTMVRDGAGITGASFRAAVEASLGRLRTDHIDLYQIHWPNRGSYHFRKLWAYAPSADRRGTLAHMAEVLDVAQDLVDEGKVRAFGLSNESVWGAAQWQRLADQNGLPRMATIQNEYSLLCRQFDSDWAEMAAMENMPLLAFSPLAAGLLSGKYAGDVTPDGTRRARTPGLGGRITPQVFPAVAAYLGIAARHGLDPCQMALAFCRTRPFPVIPIIGATNPGQLLGNLASAHLTLSPEVLDEIAAAHRLHPAPY, encoded by the coding sequence ATGACCCTGATCCCGCTTGGCCGCACCGGCCTTCAGGTCTCGACGCTGTGCCTTGGCACCATGACCTGGGGCACCCAGAACACCGAAGCCGAGGCACACGCCCAGATCGACATGGCGCTGGATCACGGGGTGAATTTCCTCGACACCGCAGAGATGTATCCCACCAACCCGGTCAGCGCCGAGACCGTGGGCGACACCGAGGCGATCATCGGGTCGTGGATCGCCAAGGGCGGGCGCGACCGCATCGTGCTGGCCACCAAGATCACCGGCGAAGGCCAGACCATGGTGCGCGACGGTGCGGGCATCACCGGCGCCAGCTTCCGCGCCGCGGTCGAGGCGTCGCTGGGGCGGCTGCGCACCGACCACATCGACCTTTACCAGATCCACTGGCCCAACCGGGGCAGCTACCATTTCCGCAAGCTCTGGGCCTATGCCCCTTCGGCCGACCGGCGCGGCACCCTTGCCCACATGGCCGAGGTGCTGGACGTGGCGCAGGATCTGGTGGACGAGGGCAAGGTGCGCGCCTTCGGGCTGTCGAACGAAAGCGTCTGGGGGGCGGCACAATGGCAGCGGCTGGCCGACCAGAACGGCTTGCCGCGCATGGCCACCATCCAGAACGAATATTCGCTGCTCTGCCGCCAGTTCGACAGCGACTGGGCCGAAATGGCCGCGATGGAGAACATGCCGCTCCTGGCCTTCTCGCCGCTGGCCGCGGGCCTGCTGTCGGGAAAATACGCGGGCGACGTGACGCCCGACGGCACGCGGCGCGCCCGCACCCCGGGGCTTGGTGGGCGGATCACGCCGCAGGTCTTCCCGGCGGTGGCCGCGTATCTGGGGATTGCCGCCCGCCACGGGCTCGACCCCTGCCAGATGGCGCTGGCCTTCTGCCGCACCCGGCCCTTCCCGGTGATTCCGATCATCGGGGCCACCAACCCCGGGCAGCTGCTGGGCAACCTCGCCTCGGCCCACCTGACCCTGTCGCCCGAGGTGCTGGACGAGATCGCCGCCGCCCACCGCCTGCACCCTGCGCCCTACTGA